In Panicum virgatum strain AP13 chromosome 4N, P.virgatum_v5, whole genome shotgun sequence, a single window of DNA contains:
- the LOC120669296 gene encoding uncharacterized protein LOC120669296, whose product MAAAGCRRPSSLTALSSPRKSSVALFSVCIPVAGVIGIAFAVMQWVLVSRVNLSPAAAAMGGSKNGYGDYLIEEDEDLNDHNIVVKCAEIQNAISEGDGAWPPPSPFLGRCDHLRRASLSLPGRCAELLRQAGFGRPRGGRSHRNGLPDSDYLRWRWQPHGWTFSGRPGPEGI is encoded by the exons atggcggcggccggatgccggcggccctcctccctcaccGCGCTGTCATCCCCGCGCAAGTCTTCGGTTGCTCTGTTTTCTGTATGCATCCCTGTCGCCGGTGTCATCGGCATCGCCTTCGCCGTCATGCAGTGGGTGCTCGTGTCGCGGGTGAAcctctccccggccgcggccgccatggGCGGCAGCAAAAACGGCTACGGCGACTACCTCATCGAGGAGGATGAGGACCTCAACGACCACAACATCGTCGTCAAGTGCGCCGAGATCCAGAACGCCATCTCCGAAGGTGACGGAGCatggcctcctccctcccccttcctTGGCCGGTGCGACCATCTGCGGCgggcctccctctccctccctggcCGGTGCGCAGAGCTGCTGCGGCAAGCTGGGTTTGGCCGGCCACGGGGAGGCCGGAGCCACAGGAATGGCCTGCCGGACAGCGACTACCTCAGGTGGCGGTGGCAGCCGCACGGCTGGACATTCTCAGGCAGGCCCGGCCCTGAGGGG ATTTAG